Proteins from a single region of Pyrus communis chromosome 6, drPyrComm1.1, whole genome shotgun sequence:
- the LOC137736228 gene encoding MATH domain and coiled-coil domain-containing protein At3g58250-like, producing the protein MRYSGFDKLVTLKSFTDASNGYVVDDSCVIGAEVFLCKERRAGKGESISMIKDAVMCKHVWKVENFSELGNECCKSEPFTAGERNWKIKLYPEGNNAGKDTHISLYLGLDDPESFPCISLLFSELGDPKKLAGPKVFAEFSLIIVDQMHAKHKCFKGNNWFCTSNLTWGWPKFISLDTLNQAGNGFLVEDACIVEAEVTVHGTATMTTGVVPVNRTQGVCGEGYLRSGGRGHCPWNCGSTIVSLY; encoded by the exons ATGCGTTATTCAGGATTTGATAAGCTTGTCACTCTTAAATCGTTTACTGATGCTTCCAACGGATATGTCGTTGATGATTCCTGTGTGATTGGAGCTGAGGTCTTTCTTTGTAAAGAAAGAAGAGCTGGCAAAGGAGAGTCAATATCGATGATCAAGGATGCTGTTATGTGCAAGCATGTTTGGAAGGTTGAGAACTTTTCAGAGTTAGGCAATGAATGTTGCAAATCAGAACCCTTCACTGCCGGAGAACGGAATTG GAAGATAAAGCTCTATCCCGAGGGAAATAACGCTGGAAAGGATACtcatatttctctttacttgggATTGGATGATCCAGAATCTTTTccttgtatttctcttttattCTCAGAATTGGGCGATCCAAAAAAACTTGCTGGCCCCAAAGTATTTGCAGAGTTTTCACTGATCATTGTAGATCAAATGCATGCCAAACATAAGTGCTTTAAAG GTAACAACTGGTTCTGTACCTCAAATCTGACTTGGGGCTGGCCTAAGTTCATTTCGCTGGACACTTTGAATCAGGCAGGCAATGGGTTTTTGGTGGAGGATGCTTGCATAGTGGAGGCAGAGGTCACTGTCCATGGAACTGCAACT ATGACCACTGGTGTAGTGCCTGTCAATCGCACGCAAGGGGTTTGTGGTGAAGGATACTTGCGTAGTGGAGGCAGAGGTCACTGTCCATGGAATTGCGGAAGCACTATAGTCAGCTTGTATTAG